AGAAGCTACTAGCTAAAAAGCTGTACGAAGGGCTAACGCAAATACCTAAGCTCGAGGTCTACGGGCCTGAACCGAGGTTTAAGCTTAGTATAACCTCCTTCAACGTAGGCGATATGAACCCCCACGACGTAGCCTTAATACTTGACTCAACGGCGAAAATAGCCGTAAGGTCGGGGCTGCATTGCGCGCAACCCCTAATTAAACACATGTTAAGGAAGCCGCAAGGAACTCTTCGTGTATCCACTTACCTATACACCACGGAGGAGGAAGTTGAAAAGTTTTTAACAGTTATCGAGGAGGTTGCTAAAAGCTTAACCTAGCGCCTCGCTCTTCAGGAACCTTATTTAACACCGGTTGACATTTAAACCTGGAGGTGTAATAGTTCGCGGGATGGCTTTAATGGTAGGGAGTGTTGAGGAGCTAATTAAGGTTGCATAGTTTTTTAACCCTTTTACGTTTAGGCTGTACTTAAGTAACGGTAATCGCTAAGCGAAGCGAGTAAAGGCCTTCAAAAACCTTTAAATCGGGGAAGTGCCCTGCTATAAATAGTTGCAAGGGCGGTGTAAGTGGTTGACGCGAAAAAGCCCATGGTCTGCGCCTTAAGGTGGTTTAAGCCGTTATTGGGGGGGTCTATGTCTCTAGGTGGAAAGTTAACGCCTGAAGAATTGGATAGGTACGTGCGTACCATGTCCTCATTCCCGCCCGAGCTTACACCGTTAGCTCCATACTGGTTCGGTGAAATCCTTCCTCTACTTATAACGATCTCTAGGAAACTGGACGAAGTAATAGCTAGGCTCGATAGAATTGAAAAGCTTATTAAAAGCTAAGAGCCCCTAGTAAACCCTCCTTAAGGCCGAAGTTTATAAGCATAGGTAGGAGGCCTAATTTGAACGCTGTTGGAGACGAAGCGCCATGTAGGCTCCATGGGCCGACTAAGGAGGGATGCTAGGAATTAGCTGGAGGGAGCTTGATCTTAGGTATTCCGTGTCATCGCTCGTATTTCCCCGCGGACGGTTGTAAGTAATAAATTTCTCCTAAGGGGTTGGGACTACAAGTTAGCTACTTTCATGTTGTTGATTAGAAGACTGTGATAACCTTCTTCCCGTTAGGCTACTGCTTTAAGCCTTCACGGGCGTCGTCAAACTTAAGTTCCACCTTAATTTGAACCTTTTACTGTTATGCCCGTCTTCGACCCGTGGGGAACTACGTATACTTTTGCGTCTTTTCCAATTATATCAAATGCTATTTTCAGGGCTGAAGCAACTTCATCAACTATTCTCAGCTTAAATGCTTTCTCGTATCTTTTCGGAAGATTTGAAACGAGGATTACGTTTACTTTTTCTAAGCATTTTAAAAAGCCGTGGGCTATCATGCCTTCAACGGTAAAATTTTTCATTATTTCTTCTTTGGCTTCCTTCGAATCTCTAAAGTTTAGCATACATTCGTAGAACGCTTCATTACCATGACCTTCCTTGCATTCCGCTAAAAGCACTACAACCCCTCCTTCTCTTACCGCGTTAATTGAGTTAAAAACTGCCTTTATTGATTGATAGAAGTTTACGTCGAACGGAAACCCTCCCGCGCTCGTAATTAGTATATCTGCTAAGGATTCTACCTCGATTTTATACATCTCATCCACTAGTTTTACGCCCTCCCAAAAGGCGCGTTCAAGGTCTCCGGCAAATGCTTTCACTATTTCATTTTTCACGTTTAAAACTACATTGAGTATGAAATCGACTTTCGCGAGCTTAGCGGCTTCCATCATGTCTTCATGGACTAGATTCCTCCTGGACCTTTGCTCAGCTCGTAAGAATAAGGAGTGGTTTTGCATTATGGTTTTTCTTCCCGCCACGGCCGGAACTACGCTTTTCCTGCCACCCCCATATCCTGCGTAGGGATGGAGCTCTACGTCACCCGTCAAAATTTTTACGTCCGCTTCCGCAAAGTCCTTGTTCAGACAAACTTCGGTTCCAAAGCTGGTTTTTCCCAGATAAACAAGGTCCTGCGCGTCGCAGTCATGGTTTATCACTTTGACGAGCTTCGAAACGTATTCCCCGACGAGCTTCACAATCTCATCGCGAGTGGCGGCTCTATGCACCCCGGTTCCGATCACCACTGTAACGTCTTCTTTTTTCACGTCGGCTAACTCCAAT
This Candidatus Nezhaarchaeales archaeon DNA region includes the following protein-coding sequences:
- the larA gene encoding nickel-dependent lactate racemase; the encoded protein is MIELKLPYGMGEASFKVHENNFLGVLKPREKRGAKDPVAEISHALENPIGTKRLREIAKRGEKVAIVIDDMTRPTPSYLMLPPILSELELADVKKEDVTVVIGTGVHRAATRDEIVKLVGEYVSKLVKVINHDCDAQDLVYLGKTSFGTEVCLNKDFAEADVKILTGDVELHPYAGYGGGRKSVVPAVAGRKTIMQNHSLFLRAEQRSRRNLVHEDMMEAAKLAKVDFILNVVLNVKNEIVKAFAGDLERAFWEGVKLVDEMYKIEVESLADILITSAGGFPFDVNFYQSIKAVFNSINAVREGGVVVLLAECKEGHGNEAFYECMLNFRDSKEAKEEIMKNFTVEGMIAHGFLKCLEKVNVILVSNLPKRYEKAFKLRIVDEVASALKIAFDIIGKDAKVYVVPHGSKTGITVKGSN